Proteins from a single region of Bacillus carboniphilus:
- a CDS encoding EscU/YscU/HrcU family type III secretion system export apparatus switch protein — protein sequence MKNQQEKRLEAVALRYDQEKNNSPQVIAKGKGKIAENILKVAEENDVPLHEDPTLLSLLGQLDINQSIPEELYEAVAEVFAFIYRVDQQQKK from the coding sequence ATGAAGAACCAGCAGGAAAAAAGGTTAGAAGCGGTTGCACTTCGGTATGATCAAGAAAAAAATAATTCTCCTCAGGTTATAGCGAAAGGGAAAGGGAAAATTGCAGAAAATATTTTAAAAGTTGCGGAGGAGAATGACGTTCCACTTCATGAGGACCCTACGCTTCTTTCTTTGTTAGGCCAGCTTGATATTAACCAATCTATTCCTGAGGAGCTGTACGAGGCGGTTGCGGAGGTATTTGCTTTTATTTACCGGGTCGATCAACAACAAAAGAAATAA
- the sucC gene encoding ADP-forming succinate--CoA ligase subunit beta: MNIHEYQGKEILRKYGVSVPNGRVAFSVDEAVEAAKELGTKVSVVKAQIHAGGRGKAGGVKVAKGLDEVRTYAEEILGKTLVTHQTGPEGKEVKRLLIEEGCDIQKEYYIGYVLDRDSSKVVLMASEEGGTEIEEVAEQTPEKIFKEYIDPVVGLTAFQARRIAFNINIPKELVNQAVKFMLGLYQVFVEKDCSIAEINPLVTTGDGKVMALDAKLNFDSNALYRHKDIMEYRDLDEEDPKEIEASKYDLSYISLNGNIGCMVNGAGLAMATMDIIKHYGGDPANFLDVGGGATAEKVTEAFKIILSDENVKGIFVNIFGGIMKCDVIATGVVEAAKQVGLQVPLVVRLEGTNVDQGKKILSESGLNIIAAESMADGAQKIVAQVN; this comes from the coding sequence ATGAATATCCATGAATACCAAGGTAAAGAAATCCTTAGAAAATATGGGGTATCTGTGCCAAATGGTCGCGTAGCATTCTCAGTAGATGAAGCTGTTGAAGCTGCAAAAGAACTAGGCACTAAAGTATCAGTTGTAAAAGCTCAAATCCATGCAGGTGGCCGCGGTAAAGCAGGCGGAGTTAAGGTTGCTAAGGGCCTTGACGAAGTGCGTACATATGCTGAAGAAATTCTAGGTAAGACTTTAGTTACACATCAAACAGGCCCAGAAGGTAAGGAAGTAAAGCGCTTACTGATTGAAGAGGGCTGTGATATTCAAAAAGAATACTACATCGGATATGTTCTTGACCGTGATTCTTCTAAAGTTGTTTTGATGGCTTCTGAAGAAGGTGGAACGGAAATTGAAGAAGTGGCTGAACAGACACCTGAAAAGATTTTCAAAGAGTACATTGATCCAGTAGTTGGATTAACTGCATTCCAAGCTCGTCGTATTGCATTCAATATCAACATTCCAAAGGAGCTTGTTAACCAAGCGGTTAAATTCATGCTTGGCTTGTATCAAGTATTCGTTGAAAAGGATTGTTCTATTGCAGAAATCAACCCATTAGTAACAACTGGTGATGGCAAGGTTATGGCATTAGATGCAAAGTTAAACTTTGACTCTAACGCTCTATACCGTCATAAAGATATTATGGAATACCGTGATCTTGATGAGGAAGATCCAAAAGAAATCGAAGCTTCTAAGTATGACCTAAGCTATATTTCTCTAAACGGAAATATCGGTTGTATGGTTAACGGAGCAGGACTTGCGATGGCTACTATGGACATCATCAAGCATTACGGTGGAGATCCTGCTAACTTCCTTGATGTTGGGGGCGGCGCTACAGCTGAGAAAGTAACAGAAGCCTTCAAAATCATTCTTTCTGATGAGAATGTAAAAGGAATTTTCGTAAACATCTTCGGTGGAATTATGAAGTGTGACGTAATTGCTACTGGTGTAGTAGAAGCAGCGAAACAAGTTGGCCTTCAAGTACCACTTGTAGTACGTCTAGAAGGTACAAACGTAGATCAAGGTAAGAAGATCTTAAGCGAAAGTGGTTTAAATATCATTGCTGCTGAATCTATGGCAGACGGCGCACAAAAAATCGTTGCACAGGTGAACTAA
- the sucD gene encoding succinate--CoA ligase subunit alpha has protein sequence MSVFVNKDTKVIVQGITGSTALFHTKQMLEYGTKIVGGVTPGKGGTEVEGVPVFNTVEEAVKATGANASVIYVPAPFAADAILEAVDAELDLAICITEHIPVLDMVKVKRYMADKKTRLVGPNCPGVITPEECKIGIMPGYIHRKGHVGVVSRSGTLTYEAVHQLTQAGIGQSTAVGIGGDPVNGTDFIDVLKAFNEDPETEAVIMIGEIGGTAEEEAARWVKANMKKPVVGFIGGRTAPPGKRMGHAGAIISGGKGTADEKIKVMNECGIQVADTPSVMGETLIKVLKENNLFDKCKNL, from the coding sequence GTGAGTGTATTTGTTAATAAAGATACAAAAGTAATCGTTCAAGGTATTACGGGTTCAACAGCCCTTTTCCATACAAAACAAATGCTTGAGTATGGTACAAAAATCGTTGGTGGTGTAACACCTGGTAAAGGTGGTACAGAAGTAGAAGGAGTACCTGTATTTAATACAGTTGAAGAGGCTGTTAAGGCAACTGGTGCTAATGCTTCTGTTATCTACGTTCCTGCTCCATTTGCTGCAGATGCCATTTTGGAAGCTGTAGATGCGGAACTAGATTTAGCTATTTGTATTACAGAGCATATTCCTGTTCTTGATATGGTAAAAGTGAAACGCTACATGGCGGATAAGAAAACTCGTCTAGTTGGACCAAACTGCCCAGGTGTTATCACACCAGAAGAATGTAAAATTGGTATCATGCCAGGATACATTCATAGAAAAGGTCACGTAGGGGTTGTTTCTCGTTCTGGAACTCTTACGTATGAAGCAGTTCATCAATTAACTCAAGCTGGTATCGGTCAGTCTACAGCTGTTGGTATCGGTGGAGACCCAGTAAACGGAACTGACTTTATCGATGTACTAAAAGCATTCAACGAAGATCCTGAAACAGAAGCTGTCATCATGATTGGTGAAATCGGTGGTACAGCTGAAGAAGAAGCGGCTCGTTGGGTAAAAGCGAACATGAAGAAGCCTGTTGTAGGCTTCATCGGTGGACGTACTGCACCTCCAGGAAAGCGTATGGGCCATGCTGGTGCGATTATCTCTGGTGGTAAGGGTACAGCTGATGAAAAGATTAAAGTTATGAATGAGTGCGGTATCCAAGTGGCTGACACGCCATCTGTAATGGGTGAAACACTTATTAAAGTACTTAAAGAAAATAACCTATTCGACAAGTGTAAAAACTTATAA
- the dprA gene encoding DNA-processing protein DprA, with amino-acid sequence MKILSQQLIALQHSKHMTPYKLRKLVAIHEKYFPNESLLTVINKLDLKPKVLEQITQEVHNFFAQNLIQSYQNQQISITTIYEPEYPTLLKEIHDRPSVIYQKGRLKLHNHNRKRLAIVGSRTPTPYGIDVLKYLIPPLIEAGFTIVSGLAKGIDSAAHQIAIHSGGETVAVLGNGLHRVYPAENKKLADKIGSEHLLVSEYPPATSPQKWHFPERNRIISGITVGTLVVEGKAKSGSLITAYCALEQGREVFAVPGNIQEINSKGPHQLIKEGAKLVTCPEDILEELIPIV; translated from the coding sequence TTGAAAATACTTAGCCAACAGTTAATCGCATTACAACATTCTAAGCACATGACTCCATATAAACTTAGGAAATTAGTAGCTATCCATGAGAAATATTTCCCTAATGAGTCTCTTTTAACAGTTATAAACAAGCTAGATTTAAAGCCAAAAGTACTAGAACAAATTACACAGGAAGTCCACAATTTCTTTGCACAAAACCTCATTCAATCCTATCAAAACCAACAAATCTCCATCACAACAATCTATGAACCTGAATATCCCACTCTATTAAAAGAAATCCATGATCGACCATCGGTTATCTATCAAAAAGGACGTCTAAAACTCCATAACCACAACCGTAAAAGGCTTGCGATTGTAGGTTCAAGAACGCCAACACCGTATGGAATTGACGTACTAAAATATCTCATTCCACCACTAATAGAAGCAGGGTTTACCATTGTCAGTGGACTTGCAAAAGGAATAGACAGCGCTGCCCATCAAATAGCCATTCATTCTGGTGGAGAAACTGTAGCAGTACTAGGAAATGGACTCCATCGAGTATATCCAGCCGAAAATAAGAAACTGGCTGACAAAATAGGTTCAGAACACTTGCTTGTATCGGAATATCCCCCTGCAACTTCCCCACAAAAATGGCATTTTCCTGAAAGAAACCGAATAATTAGTGGTATAACAGTGGGGACATTAGTAGTAGAAGGAAAAGCAAAGAGTGGCTCACTTATAACCGCATACTGTGCGCTTGAACAAGGTAGAGAAGTGTTTGCGGTTCCAGGAAATATCCAAGAAATTAATTCAAAGGGCCCTCATCAACTCATTAAAGAAGGAGCAAAGCTAGTTACATGCCCTGAAGATATTTTGGAAGAGCTAATACCCATCGTGTAA
- the topA gene encoding type I DNA topoisomerase gives MAEFLVIVESPAKAKTIERYLGKKYKVKASMGHVRDLPRSQMGVDTENNYDPKYITIRGKGPVLKELKTAAKKAKKVYLAADPDREGEAIAWHLAHSLNVDIQSDCRVVFNEITKDAIKESFKHPRPINQDLVDAQQARRVLDRLVGYNISPLLWKKIKKGLSAGRVQSVAVRLIIDREKEINAFEPEEYWTIEGDFLKGKQGFQANFYGIGKDKKQLQSKEDVDQVLKQLKGKDFNVTNVTKRERKRNPAPPFTTSSLQQEAARKLNFRAKKTMMLAQQLYEGIELGKEGTVGLITYMRTDSTRISDTAKNESNSYIVSTFGQEYASSSPKGGKKNAAAQDAHEAIRPTSALREPSSLKQHLSRDQLRLYKLIWERFIASQMSPAVMDTMSVDLMNGDVLFRATGSKVKFPGFMKLYVEGTDDAEEEKENYLPDLKEGDVVKNQNIDPKQHFTQPPPRYTEARLVKTLEELGIGRPSTYAPTLDTIQKRGYVALDNKRFIPTELGEIVLEMITEFFPDIINVEFTAKMENDLDAVEDGKVNWVQIIDSFYREFEKDLRIAEKEMEEVEIKDEPAGEDCENCGSPMVFKMGRYGKFMACSNFPDCRNTKPIVKDIGVKCPNCKEGNIVERKSKKRRIFYGCDQFPKCEFISWDKPVNRPCPKCSGLLVEKKLKKGVQVQCIQCDYKEEAQK, from the coding sequence ATGGCAGAGTTTCTCGTCATCGTAGAGTCGCCTGCAAAGGCTAAAACGATAGAGCGTTATTTAGGTAAAAAATATAAAGTAAAAGCATCTATGGGGCATGTTCGAGATTTACCCCGAAGCCAAATGGGTGTTGATACTGAAAATAATTATGATCCAAAGTATATAACCATTCGAGGGAAAGGGCCGGTACTAAAGGAATTAAAGACGGCCGCTAAGAAAGCTAAGAAAGTCTATCTCGCAGCTGACCCCGATCGTGAAGGGGAAGCTATTGCTTGGCACTTAGCTCATAGTCTGAACGTAGATATCCAGTCAGATTGTAGGGTTGTTTTTAATGAGATTACAAAGGATGCGATTAAAGAATCCTTTAAACACCCACGTCCCATTAACCAGGATCTAGTAGATGCACAACAGGCACGACGAGTTTTAGACAGATTAGTAGGGTATAACATTAGCCCTTTATTATGGAAGAAAATTAAAAAGGGTCTTAGTGCCGGAAGGGTCCAATCAGTAGCAGTTCGACTCATAATCGATCGCGAAAAGGAAATCAATGCGTTTGAACCAGAAGAATATTGGACTATTGAAGGAGACTTCTTAAAAGGTAAACAAGGGTTTCAAGCCAATTTCTATGGAATTGGTAAGGATAAGAAACAGCTTCAGTCTAAAGAAGATGTAGACCAAGTGCTAAAACAATTAAAAGGAAAGGATTTCAACGTAACCAATGTTACAAAGAGAGAAAGAAAGCGAAATCCAGCACCGCCATTTACTACTTCTTCTTTACAACAGGAAGCAGCTAGAAAGCTAAACTTCAGAGCAAAGAAAACCATGATGCTAGCTCAACAATTATATGAAGGAATAGAGCTTGGTAAAGAAGGAACAGTCGGTCTCATCACCTATATGAGAACTGACTCTACTCGTATTTCTGATACAGCCAAAAACGAATCGAATTCATACATTGTTTCAACCTTTGGTCAGGAGTATGCCTCTTCAAGTCCAAAGGGTGGAAAGAAGAATGCAGCTGCTCAGGATGCGCATGAAGCCATTCGTCCGACGAGTGCTTTAAGAGAGCCAAGTTCTCTCAAGCAACACCTTTCAAGAGACCAATTACGATTATATAAATTGATTTGGGAACGCTTTATTGCAAGTCAAATGTCTCCAGCTGTAATGGATACGATGAGTGTAGATTTAATGAATGGGGATGTCCTATTTAGAGCGACAGGCTCCAAGGTAAAGTTCCCAGGATTTATGAAACTCTATGTAGAGGGAACAGATGATGCTGAGGAAGAAAAGGAAAATTATCTTCCAGACTTAAAAGAGGGAGATGTTGTGAAAAATCAAAACATTGATCCAAAACAACACTTTACTCAACCACCTCCTCGTTACACAGAGGCAAGACTTGTTAAGACATTAGAGGAGTTAGGGATAGGTCGCCCTTCGACCTACGCTCCTACTCTCGACACCATTCAAAAAAGGGGATATGTTGCCCTTGATAATAAACGTTTCATTCCGACAGAACTCGGCGAAATAGTGCTAGAAATGATTACTGAATTCTTCCCTGACATCATAAATGTTGAATTTACGGCGAAGATGGAAAATGATTTGGATGCTGTTGAAGATGGAAAGGTTAACTGGGTTCAAATTATAGATTCATTTTATAGAGAGTTTGAAAAAGATTTAAGAATAGCTGAAAAAGAAATGGAAGAAGTCGAAATCAAAGACGAGCCTGCTGGTGAAGATTGTGAAAACTGTGGAAGTCCGATGGTATTTAAGATGGGTCGATACGGTAAGTTCATGGCCTGCAGTAACTTCCCGGATTGTCGTAATACGAAACCTATTGTGAAAGATATTGGTGTTAAGTGTCCAAATTGTAAAGAAGGAAACATTGTAGAAAGAAAAAGTAAAAAGCGACGAATTTTCTATGGTTGTGACCAATTCCCTAAATGTGAATTTATTTCATGGGACAAACCAGTCAACAGACCTTGTCCAAAGTGTTCGGGACTACTGGTTGAGAAGAAGCTGAAAAAGGGTGTACAGGTTCAATGTATACAGTGTGATTACAAAGAAGAAGCACAAAAGTAA
- the xerC gene encoding tyrosine recombinase XerC has translation MESCKALLIQFQEYMQIEKNFSSHTILHYTKDIESLFEFMAEQSISDLRELEYFDARLFVSKLFDQSFKRSSISRKISSLRSFYSFLMREGVVEQNPFQMLSLPKKEKRLPSFFYVEEMEKLLNSQFENNPIGQRDKLLLELLYSTGIRISEAENLKLEHIDFVVGTILVYGKGRKERYIPFGRYASDLLRIYINEGRQNLLTKNKKDHSFLFVNYRGGPLTARGMRDILNKIMNKAAMQANIHPHMLRHTFATHLLNNGADLRSVQELLGHSHLSSTQVYTHVTKDHLQKTYKSFHPRA, from the coding sequence ATGGAAAGTTGCAAAGCTCTGTTAATTCAGTTTCAAGAGTATATGCAAATTGAAAAGAACTTTTCTTCGCATACGATTCTCCATTATACGAAGGATATTGAATCCTTATTTGAATTTATGGCTGAGCAAAGCATTTCTGATCTTAGAGAGCTGGAGTATTTTGATGCAAGGCTATTTGTATCAAAACTTTTTGACCAATCCTTCAAAAGATCTAGTATATCTAGAAAGATTTCATCACTAAGAAGCTTTTATTCGTTTTTGATGAGAGAAGGTGTCGTGGAACAAAATCCGTTTCAAATGCTTTCTTTGCCTAAAAAAGAAAAACGGTTACCTTCTTTTTTTTATGTAGAGGAAATGGAGAAGCTCTTAAATAGCCAATTTGAAAACAACCCAATTGGTCAGCGAGATAAGCTACTATTAGAACTACTTTATTCAACGGGAATTCGAATTAGTGAAGCAGAGAATTTAAAACTTGAACATATTGATTTTGTAGTGGGAACGATTCTTGTTTACGGTAAAGGAAGAAAAGAACGTTATATCCCCTTCGGTAGGTATGCTAGCGACTTACTACGTATATACATAAATGAAGGTAGACAAAATCTACTGACTAAAAATAAGAAGGATCACTCCTTCCTTTTTGTAAATTACCGAGGTGGTCCATTAACTGCACGGGGAATGCGAGATATCTTAAACAAGATTATGAACAAGGCGGCCATGCAGGCTAATATTCACCCTCATATGTTACGTCATACGTTTGCAACACATCTATTGAATAATGGGGCTGACTTGCGCTCGGTTCAAGAGCTTCTTGGACACAGTCATCTTTCATCTACACAAGTATATACACACGTAACAAAGGATCATTTGCAAAAAACATATAAGTCATTTCATCCGCGTGCATAA
- the hslV gene encoding ATP-dependent protease subunit HslV, with translation MSNFHATTIFGIHHNGKCAMSGDGQVTFGNAVVMKHTARKVRKLFGGKVLAGFAGSVADAFTLFEMFEGKLEEFNGNLQRAAVELAKQWRSDKILRKLEAMLIVMNESHMLLISGTGEVIEPDDGILAIGSGGNYALAAGRALKRNAGEYLEARDIAKAALETAAEICVYTNNEIIIEEL, from the coding sequence ATGTCTAACTTTCACGCTACAACGATATTTGGAATCCATCACAATGGGAAATGTGCCATGTCTGGGGATGGACAGGTTACCTTTGGCAATGCAGTCGTTATGAAACATACAGCAAGGAAGGTTCGTAAATTATTTGGTGGAAAGGTCTTAGCAGGATTTGCAGGATCAGTAGCTGATGCATTTACGCTTTTTGAAATGTTCGAAGGAAAGCTTGAGGAGTTTAATGGAAACTTACAAAGAGCAGCGGTTGAACTGGCGAAGCAGTGGAGAAGTGATAAGATTCTTCGTAAGCTTGAGGCCATGCTCATTGTTATGAATGAATCTCATATGCTCCTTATTTCTGGAACTGGAGAAGTCATTGAGCCAGACGATGGAATATTAGCGATTGGTTCTGGTGGAAATTATGCTCTTGCTGCTGGTCGAGCTCTAAAGAGAAATGCTGGAGAGTACCTAGAAGCTAGAGATATTGCAAAAGCTGCATTAGAAACTGCTGCTGAGATTTGTGTCTATACAAATAATGAAATCATTATAGAGGAGCTGTAA
- the hslU gene encoding HslU--HslV peptidase ATPase subunit, translating into MVNLLKSNSTYLTPRQIVERLDQFIVGQRDAKRAVAVALRNRYRRSQLPEKLRDEVNPKNILMIGPTGVGKTEIARRMAKLVGAPFIKVEATKFTEVGYVGRDVESMVRDLVETSVRLVKEEKMISVKERAEQNANKRLVELLVPGKKKQTNMKNPFEMLFGGGGDQEDTQQQSNEDYNLLERRKIVKEKLALGELENEVVTVEVEEQQPSMFDMLQGSGMEQMGMNMQDALGSLMPKKKKKRKLSVREARKVLTNEEANKLIDMDEVTQEAVFRAEQTGIIFIDEIDKIASKGNQSSSADVSREGVQRDILPIVEGSTVVTKYGSVKTDHVLFMAAGAFHMAKPSDLIPELQGRFPIRVELGKLSVDDFVKILVEPDNALIKQYKALLETEGIQIEFSDDAIRRIAEIAFEVNQNTDNIGARRLHTILEKLLEDLSFEAPDITLETIQITPEYVNEKLGAISKDKDLSQFIL; encoded by the coding sequence ATGGTGAATCTACTAAAAAGTAACAGTACCTATTTAACTCCAAGACAAATTGTGGAACGTTTAGATCAGTTTATTGTTGGTCAAAGGGATGCAAAAAGAGCTGTAGCTGTCGCATTACGAAACCGTTACCGTCGCAGTCAGCTTCCTGAAAAGCTAAGGGATGAAGTGAATCCTAAAAATATTTTAATGATTGGGCCAACAGGTGTAGGTAAAACGGAAATTGCAAGGAGAATGGCAAAGCTAGTTGGTGCTCCCTTTATAAAAGTTGAGGCAACTAAATTTACTGAGGTTGGATATGTTGGAAGAGATGTCGAATCAATGGTTAGAGACCTTGTTGAGACTTCTGTACGACTAGTGAAAGAAGAAAAAATGATCAGTGTGAAAGAAAGAGCAGAACAAAATGCTAATAAACGCTTAGTTGAACTTTTAGTCCCTGGTAAGAAAAAGCAAACGAATATGAAAAATCCTTTTGAAATGCTCTTTGGTGGCGGTGGAGACCAAGAGGATACTCAGCAACAATCGAATGAGGATTATAATCTTCTAGAAAGAAGAAAAATTGTTAAAGAAAAGCTTGCTTTAGGTGAACTAGAAAACGAAGTGGTTACAGTTGAAGTTGAGGAACAACAACCATCCATGTTTGATATGCTCCAAGGATCGGGTATGGAACAAATGGGTATGAATATGCAAGATGCCCTAGGTAGTCTAATGCCAAAGAAAAAGAAAAAGAGAAAGCTATCCGTTCGTGAAGCTAGAAAAGTGTTAACGAACGAAGAGGCTAACAAGTTAATTGATATGGATGAAGTGACCCAAGAGGCTGTTTTTAGAGCAGAGCAGACAGGGATTATCTTCATTGATGAAATTGACAAAATTGCTAGCAAAGGGAACCAGTCTTCAAGTGCTGATGTATCTCGTGAAGGGGTTCAAAGAGACATTCTACCGATTGTTGAAGGGTCAACAGTTGTAACGAAATACGGATCTGTTAAAACAGACCATGTTTTATTTATGGCCGCTGGAGCATTCCATATGGCAAAACCTTCTGATCTAATACCGGAACTACAAGGAAGATTTCCGATTCGTGTAGAACTAGGAAAACTATCAGTAGATGACTTTGTAAAAATTCTAGTAGAGCCAGATAATGCTTTAATTAAACAATATAAAGCTTTATTGGAAACAGAAGGTATACAAATTGAATTTTCTGACGATGCTATTCGTAGAATCGCAGAAATTGCATTTGAAGTGAATCAGAACACCGATAATATTGGAGCTAGAAGACTACATACTATTTTAGAGAAACTTCTAGAAGATCTTTCTTTTGAAGCTCCGGATATTACTTTAGAAACGATTCAAATCACGCCAGAATATGTAAATGAAAAACTAGGCGCTATTTCAAAGGATAAAGATTTAAGTCAATTTATTCTCTAG
- the codY gene encoding GTP-sensing pleiotropic transcriptional regulator CodY, with protein sequence MDLLSKTRKINAMLQKAAGKPVNFMDMANTLSEVIEANVYVLSRRGKLLGFAVNQQIENERMKQMLADRQFPEEYTKNLFNIQETSSNLDVYSEHTAFPVENRELFQNGLTTIVPINGGGERLGTLVLARLQQEFSNDDLILGEYGATVVGMEILREKAEEIEEEARSKAVVQMAISSLSYSELEAIEHIFEELSGKEGLLVASKIADRVGITRSVIVNALRKLESAGVIESRSLGMKGTYIKVLNDKFLAELEKLKTS encoded by the coding sequence ATGGATTTATTATCAAAAACAAGAAAAATTAACGCAATGCTTCAAAAAGCGGCTGGTAAGCCTGTTAACTTTATGGATATGGCAAATACATTAAGTGAAGTTATTGAAGCAAATGTCTATGTTTTAAGTCGCAGAGGAAAGCTTCTAGGATTTGCTGTAAACCAACAAATTGAGAATGAAAGAATGAAGCAAATGTTGGCAGACCGTCAATTTCCAGAAGAATACACAAAAAATTTATTCAACATTCAAGAGACATCTTCTAACTTGGATGTATACAGTGAACATACTGCGTTCCCTGTTGAAAACAGAGAGTTATTCCAAAATGGTTTAACTACGATCGTTCCAATCAACGGTGGGGGAGAAAGACTAGGGACCCTAGTTCTTGCTCGTTTGCAACAAGAGTTCTCAAATGATGACTTAATCCTTGGTGAATACGGTGCAACAGTTGTTGGTATGGAAATTCTTCGTGAAAAAGCAGAAGAAATTGAAGAGGAAGCAAGAAGTAAAGCGGTTGTTCAAATGGCGATTAGCTCTCTATCATACAGTGAGCTCGAGGCGATTGAGCATATCTTTGAAGAACTAAGCGGAAAAGAAGGCTTACTCGTTGCATCTAAAATAGCAGATCGTGTGGGAATTACTCGTTCCGTTATCGTTAACGCTCTTAGAAAATTAGAGAGTGCTGGTGTCATTGAATCAAGATCCCTAGGAATGAAAGGGACTTACATTAAAGTATTAAATGATAAGTTTTTAGCTGAACTAGAAAAGCTTAAAACTTCATAA
- the flgB gene encoding flagellar basal body rod protein FlgB: protein MKLFSNIFTSLEQGLQYSTMKQNAISDNIANVDTPNYKAKSVSFQDTLQKATKELDGLRTDPRHFEIKAKTQNPFIQARSNYLYNNNGNSVDMDKEMTDLAKNQIYYNALVERLNGKFSSLQSVIKGGQ from the coding sequence GTGAAATTATTTTCTAATATATTTACTTCCCTAGAACAAGGGTTGCAATATTCGACAATGAAGCAAAATGCAATATCAGATAATATTGCAAATGTCGACACTCCCAATTACAAAGCAAAGTCGGTTTCTTTCCAAGACACCTTGCAAAAAGCAACGAAGGAACTAGATGGATTGCGAACAGATCCAAGGCACTTTGAAATTAAGGCGAAAACACAGAATCCTTTTATTCAAGCTAGAAGTAATTATTTATACAATAACAACGGTAACAGCGTTGATATGGATAAAGAAATGACGGATTTAGCAAAGAACCAAATCTATTACAATGCACTGGTTGAACGATTGAATGGTAAGTTTTCAAGTTTACAAAGTGTGATTAAAGGTGGTCAATAA
- the flgC gene encoding flagellar basal body rod protein FlgC, giving the protein MNAFNSMNITSSALSAQRLRMDVVSSNMANAESTRAQFVNGEWQPYRRKMVVLQPQNQFSTFLKQAMNTNQSGDGVAVSKIVEDRSPFKLVFDPSHPDANEDGYVEMPNVDPLREMVDLISSTRSYEANVTVLNATKGIMMKTLEIGK; this is encoded by the coding sequence ATGAACGCATTTAATAGTATGAATATCACATCGTCTGCTCTATCTGCACAGAGATTAAGAATGGATGTTGTATCCTCTAATATGGCAAATGCAGAATCCACACGTGCACAATTTGTGAATGGAGAATGGCAGCCATATAGACGAAAGATGGTCGTCTTACAACCACAGAATCAATTTTCAACTTTTTTAAAGCAAGCTATGAATACAAATCAATCCGGGGACGGGGTAGCTGTTTCAAAAATAGTTGAAGACAGGAGCCCATTTAAGCTAGTCTTCGATCCTAGTCATCCAGATGCAAATGAAGATGGATATGTAGAGATGCCTAATGTGGATCCACTACGAGAAATGGTGGACCTAATTAGCTCTACAAGGTCTTATGAAGCTAACGTAACCGTACTTAATGCTACAAAGGGCATCATGATGAAAACACTAGAAATTGGAAAGTAA
- the fliE gene encoding flagellar hook-basal body complex protein FliE: MIERISNSSLPNLNLQKTSTSPADVQKSFSSWLKDSVQEVNNAQLHSDQMTEKLVRGEQVQLHEVMIAASKASVTLQATIEVRNKVVEAYKEVMRMQL, encoded by the coding sequence ATGATTGAACGGATATCGAATAGTTCTCTACCGAATCTAAACTTACAAAAAACTAGCACAAGTCCTGCTGATGTACAGAAGAGTTTTTCTTCGTGGTTAAAGGATTCAGTCCAAGAAGTAAATAATGCACAATTGCATTCTGACCAAATGACCGAGAAGTTAGTTCGTGGTGAGCAAGTCCAATTACATGAAGTGATGATTGCAGCTTCAAAAGCTAGTGTTACTTTGCAGGCAACCATAGAAGTAAGAAATAAAGTTGTTGAAGCCTATAAAGAAGTTATGAGGATGCAACTTTAA